In the Clarias gariepinus isolate MV-2021 ecotype Netherlands chromosome 10, CGAR_prim_01v2, whole genome shotgun sequence genome, CTCGAGTGCCTCCGACAGCTCTTCAAGGAAAACATCCGCTAGGGCTCTGTCATTCCACCCACATATGGCGTAGTAAATGTAATTGCCTGATTTGTAATTTGGCGGAGCAAGTTCCTTGGCGAAGGCGCAGTTGTTTAGTTCCAGCCTCCTTGCCGATGTGAGATCGGTCAAAGATCCAGTGACATCAGCGAGTGTCAGCGGGTGTCTTAATTCTCTAGCGCCTGTCTTATCCTGTCCAACCCTGCTGGATCCATAGTGTGGCCAGATTATTTCTTCAGGGGCATGGCTGTGGGGTTTAAGAGATGGATCCAGATGCAGGCGCAGAAGCAGGGCGTGAGTGGCTTTTGATCAAGCTCAGTAAAGGCGTGGCCGTTAAAGCAGGTGCCCAAGCTCGATGTCGTGAACCTGTCAGTGTTGGAAACGTGCCAAGATCATGGAGCTGGGTCGTAATAGAGGAGGAGAGCGCGCAGGGTCTGGGTCGTGAAATCCTGCAGCCTGACGTTGGTATAATAACCTGACGTTGGTATAATAACCTGACGTTGGTATAATTCCCCTTAATCAGAGGGGAAATCAGCGCCAGATGAGAAACCAGTGTGCAGATAGGGTGGTCCGGGGGCGTGGGAGGTGACATGACAGTGTGGGAAAACAAGCCCGCGTGATGAAGAGCATCACAGCGTCGGAACAGAAATGTCAAGAAGCAGAAACGGTCCCTGATCAGCGTGCGAGCGCTGAGAGCATGACAGTATTATAACAAAAGTAACAGTGTAAAATACTGCATATTTCatgtataaatgcattttattaaaaaaatgcaaaatttatttcattgcCTTGATCATGGCAATATTAAATATCTAAGTAATTGAACATTTACcttcttttttacatattttaaacatgtcaaatttgtttatttttaaatgaaaacaacttTGTTGtcaatgcaaattatttattaatgtggTCACATAATGATGCATGCCTAAATAAAAGACTTTCCCACTGCAGGTAATACAGCAGGTCATACAAACCAGAGTGCATTGGTTTATATAGGACTCGTCTGCTATTTCAACCAATTCTCATCCAACTATTCAGgccagtttatttttaaatattgttattagTAGGACCTTAAAATAAACTGCAATGAACTTTCCATTGCATGTAAGAGTGCACATTAACCACTTCCACTGAATTGGGCGAGATGTAGTTGGGTAAGACAATATGACATTCTGCTTTTTCcattcagccaatcacatggtaTGTTTTAGGGTGTGGTTAATTCAGGCCAGCTATAAAATAGATGAAGTCCTTGTTTCAGGCACATTCATAACctgttaataaaatataaaaggaatCTTAGCATGACTGGATTatgggtttttatttttgtttttaccacCATCTGTGAGTAAATATTTTTAGTCGTATTTTGTTATATTGAATTGGCTTATAAAGATCATTTGTAAGTGTCAAACTATATATCTGAAAAACATTCTGGAGCTAATTACCActtttcatataataataatatttttataccaTTCTTATTAatcattgcatttatttttcttgatACAGTCCAGTCTGGTAGACGCTGGGTTACTGCACAATCCACAGTACTAGATATTTATCAGCTTGATGAAGTGCTCAGTGTGGATATCGGCAACTCGGCTACTCTGCAGTGTTGTGTTTTTGGTATAAAAGACGAAGAAATTATCTGGTTCAAGCAGCAAAATGGAAAACAGCCTCAGATTATTTTAAGATTCTTTAAAACCGCTCAAACAACATTTTACAATGAATTTCAAAATTCTCaattccaaataaaaaaatttggaaaCTGCTATAACTTGACCATTTTAAACACTGTGCTGTCCGATGAAGCCAGGTACTACTGTGCACTCGTGTTTGCAGCtggaacacatttaaaaatcaaaggTAGGATTTTTACTAAAATTAGTGatgtgaatgaataaatgttaaatgtaaatgtaatgtaatgttgcaattttattacagtttgcatgtaaaatagtaaaatgataagtatttattttaaaaaatgagtgatgtataatgataaatgtttatactgtaggtgagcATGTTACTATTGCATCAGAAACATCTAAACCATCTAATTCAGTGGTGTGTGACAAAACACTGCACAGAAACAGCAATAACATGAACATGCAAGAGAAAGCTGGTAAGTAGTTATGGAGTAAAGATATTTGAAATGTCTttaattcataataaatatattttttagatactcttttttgtttttataacagTATCATATCTGTTCGACAGTGCTCATTTTGGGATCTGCTTTGGGCTTCAGTGTCCTTATAATTGTCTGTCTTGCTTTCTTCATCATGTGGAAAAGAATACGTGGTAaaattatgtgatttttttttttatctgataaaattTTTGACTTTTTACAGTTACTTCCTACTaagtatatttcttttttttaacaggaaatGAGTCTACAGGCGATTTGGCAGGAACAATGCAGGTATATGTACAAAAATTATAGTattgatttataatttttaattttattaaatgttatgtattaaatttgatttgtttatttatttttaccatcCTTGGTGCGAACATGGATCTTACTACTACATTTACATCTT is a window encoding:
- the LOC128531431 gene encoding uncharacterized protein LOC128531431; translated protein: MTGLWVFIFVFTTIFQSGRRWVTAQSTVLDIYQLDEVLSVDIGNSATLQCCVFGIKDEEIIWFKQQNGKQPQIILRFFKTAQTTFYNEFQNSQFQIKKFGNCYNLTILNTVLSDEARYYCALVFAAGTHLKIKGEHVTIASETSKPSNSVVCDKTLHRNSNNMNMQEKAVLILGSALGFSVLIIVCLAFFIMWKRIRGNESTGDLAGTMQEAETLNYAALQFSKRKVKAEKRRTGALDECVYSDVNKTKK